Below is a window of Fulvitalea axinellae DNA.
CGCATTTACATTGGCCACAAAACGCTCGATTCCGTCGATTCCCGCCAGCATGTTTTCCATATCCCGTACCAGCTCATCCACTTGTTCCAGCGTAGAGCCCACACTTAACCGGGCACGGGCATAAACTTTCGTCTGGCCCGGCTCCCGAAAACTGGAATGAGCGAAAACGTCTTGAGAAAACAGACGGAAACTACCACCCAGCCATTTTTCCATCGGCTTTTTGAGCGTACCCGTATACAGTTCGCTGGCAAACACTTTATTATAAGCTTCGCTATACCACTCCTCTCCCTTCATTTTTTCGGGAAGAAGGTGCAACGGCAAACCGAAACCCCACACCAACAACAGAATAAAAGCCCAACGGAACCGGCGGAAAAACACCATACTTCGGCCATAAAACCGCAAACTGGCCACGATTCTCCGCCCGTTCTTCCAGCGCCGGCTTATATTCGCCTTCAGCTTTCCGCTTTTCATCATTCCCATTTTTTCCATCAAGGCAGGAACCAGCCAAAAAGCCGTGGCCAACGAGACGGAAAGGTTGATGATCAGCACTTGCGAAAAATCGTCGAGTTTGGCCCTTTGGGCATCGGGCAAAAGGAAAATCGGGGCCAATGCGCCCAAAGTGGTCAGTGTGGACGCCAACAAGGCACGAAACACTTTACGGTTGCGATAACGCTTGAAATGATCACCCATAATCAGGGTATTGTCGATCAAAATACCCAGGGAAATCGTCAGGCCGGCCAAAGCGTAAAGGTTCAGGTCGACATCGAAAGTGTGGTAAAGAATCGACGCCGAAGCTATACCGGTAAACAGTCCGACGGCAACCACACCCAAATAGCGCAGGCTACGGGCCGTAATCCAGACGAATACCAGCAAAATCAGCAAGGAAAGTCCCGTCCGGAAAAGAATCTTGTCTAATTCCTTAGACAGGTGAATAGTGTCGTCACTGGCCATCCGGGCGCCGTAACCGGCCGGAAGCGTAGCCAAAAGTTCCTCAACTTTGGCCTTGACACGCTTGCCCACTTCCAGTGTATTCTCGTCCGGTTCCGCCGTGACGGTCACATTGATGGCGTTCAAACCATTAATCCGGAAATAACCCCGGGGTATTTTCGGTTCCCGGACCTTATGCACCAATTCGGAAAGGCGCACCACACGGTCTCCCACTTTTTTTATAGGAATATCAAAGTTGCCGATATCGGGAACATCGGCGCGGAGGCGCACGAAACGCAAGCTTTTTTCGCCGTCCATTCCTTCCACTATCACGTTGCCCAACTCTTGCTCCCGCAAATATTCCCGGATAGCGCTACTGATATCGGCATGGCTCAGGCCGTGATTGGCCAAGCGCTCGGCGTCAAATGTCAAGCGCCAGATGTAAGGCTCCGCTCCGCTTACGTGGACATCCTTTACGCCTTTGATCAAACGGAGAGGTTTAGCCCATTTCTCATCGGCGAAGTTCCGGATTATCACCGGCGGGGCCGAACCGTTCAGCGTATAAGTCAGGATGCGCTTGCCGTCCTCCACGTTTCCGCCACTGCGGCTTACCGTCCCCAGACGAACCCCTTCGGGCAACTCATCCCGAAGGTTTCGCAACAAAGTATTCGCCTCAAAACGTACGGCCTCCGGGTCTGCTTGTTTTATCAAACTGAAATTCACACTGCCATAACCTGTCCCCGATTTGGACGACACCTTGGCGATGCCCCGGATTCCGGACAAGGCGGCCTCCACTTTGCTGGTAACTTCCCGCTCCAAAATCCGGGGCGAGGAACCCCACCAACTGTAACTCACCCAAAAATTTCGGCCCGGCGCCCGCGACTTGACGCTCAGCGACAGCTTCGGCACCAAGGCCAAACCCACCAGCGACAAAGCCGTGAAAATCAGGATAACCCGAAACGGTGTCAAATATTTATTTCCCATGCTTTTCGCAAAAAATTCTTGATCCTAAAACAGTACTGAGTAAAGAGTAAAGCGTAAAGCGTAAAGAGACTGCTCGGTTGTAGCTGTGGAAAGCTATAAATCAATATGTTTACATCTCGGTAATCGCTCATTCACTATAGTACTTAATCGTTCCAAAAACGCCGTCAGGCCTCCACCTCGGCGGGTTCCATATTGACTTTCACTTTGTCTGATCCCCGCTCGGCCAGCCAATAACACAAAGGCACGAAATAAAGACTCACCAGAGTACCGACCGTCATACCACCGATTACGGTAAGGGCCAGGGGCTTTTGCAAAGCGCCACCCAAATCAGTCACGAAAAGGAAAGGCACCAAAGCCAGAATAGTCGTCATACTGGTCATCAAAATCGGCTTCAGGCGACGTTTTCCCGCCTCGGCTATAGCCCGCAACACGCCGAATCCCTCTTCGGAACGCAAGCGGTTTACGGTATCGATTTTCAGAATGGAATCGTTGATGATAATACCGCACATCACGATAATCCCGATAGCCGACATCAGGTTCAAGCTTCCGCCCGCCACAGCCAACAAGCCCAAAGCCCCGGCGGCCGATACGGGAACCTCGATCAAAACGATCAGCGGTTGTTTCAATGATTCGAACTGAGCGGCCAAAATCAAGTAGAGCAAACCGAGCGACACCAAAAACACGAAGCCCATTTCCAGCATCAGTTCCTGGTTTTCGAAATAAGTTCCCATAAAGGTGGCCGATAGTTTATCATCATTCACAAAAGTGCGTTTCAGCTTGTCGATCACTTCCTCTTCTTTGCCTTGCGGAGTTTCGATACGAAACGGAAGATACTCGCCACCGCCATTGCCAGCTATTTCTTTCAGTCCCCTATCGTTTCTGACTTTCAAAAAAGTGGACAGCGGATACTGTTTGCCTTCGGCACCATAGATCATCGTTTGTTCCAATACCTTTCCGATAGGTTTGGCCTTTTCTCCAATCAAAACGGGCACAAACTCATCCGTACCGCGAAGCTTGTCCACGAAGTCGGAATTCAACGCGGCTTTTAGCGTAGCTATAGCCTGACTAGCGGTAATTCCGTAAAGCTTTAGGCGCTCAAAATTCAGCGATACGGCCAAAGCCTCCCGATATGTCGGACCAGAAATACCATATTCCGGCACCGCGGCACTTACCCTTTCCGCCAGACGCTCCACGTCTTCCACTTCCATGCGCTCGCCTTTGTCGGAACTGAGGCCCAATACCAACTGCGCTCCGCCTTGGTCAAATACATGGTCGAAAACGTCGGGCGCTTTCTCGAAAGTCAATGTCGCCGTAGGAAATGCCGTGGCCATCCAATCCGAAACCCGCTTGCGCAACACCGGCAAACTCTCCGGTTCGGAAGCCAACAGATATAGCGTAGCCTCGGTAGGCCCGGGCTCGTCGCGCGACATCAGGAAATCCTGCACGCCTACCCTATATTCGTGATAAGCC
It encodes the following:
- a CDS encoding efflux RND transporter permease subunit; this encodes MGNKYLTPFRVILIFTALSLVGLALVPKLSLSVKSRAPGRNFWVSYSWWGSSPRILEREVTSKVEAALSGIRGIAKVSSKSGTGYGSVNFSLIKQADPEAVRFEANTLLRNLRDELPEGVRLGTVSRSGGNVEDGKRILTYTLNGSAPPVIIRNFADEKWAKPLRLIKGVKDVHVSGAEPYIWRLTFDAERLANHGLSHADISSAIREYLREQELGNVIVEGMDGEKSLRFVRLRADVPDIGNFDIPIKKVGDRVVRLSELVHKVREPKIPRGYFRINGLNAINVTVTAEPDENTLEVGKRVKAKVEELLATLPAGYGARMASDDTIHLSKELDKILFRTGLSLLILLVFVWITARSLRYLGVVAVGLFTGIASASILYHTFDVDLNLYALAGLTISLGILIDNTLIMGDHFKRYRNRKVFRALLASTLTTLGALAPIFLLPDAQRAKLDDFSQVLIINLSVSLATAFWLVPALMEKMGMMKSGKLKANISRRWKNGRRIVASLRFYGRSMVFFRRFRWAFILLLVWGFGLPLHLLPEKMKGEEWYSEAYNKVFASELYTGTLKKPMEKWLGGSFRLFSQDVFAHSSFREPGQTKVYARARLSVGSTLEQVDELVRDMENMLAGIDGIERFVANVNANSARIEVIFPADDEGALPFEVKSRLEETAMYQGGADWQVYGVGKGFNNAVSEGAGYSIVELEGYDYAMLMNIARRCKAKLETHGRIKKVDINGSRKWEKRASRDYRLEVDPYRMATLGFGFNETFSRLERLAHGDQSVAWLMHEGEREEVFIASEQSETFDVWAMEQYPVLGGRRMMKLKDVATKDIRKAEEEIRRENQRYQLVLQFDFNGPRALEKRVIDREVEGFNAEMPVGFKAKRTTWRWSRAETKSKVGLVFLVILIIYGVCAALSESLLQPLVVVITIPVSFVGVFLTFYLFDFGFDQGGYASFLLLSGLSVNGALYLINDYNAYRQSRPGLTPLACYIKAFRAKMTPVLLTILSTALGMLPFIWQGDKEVFWFALAVGTIGGLLFSLVALVIFVPMLLRWKSVKPKPQLVA